In one Pseudoliparis swirei isolate HS2019 ecotype Mariana Trench chromosome 23, NWPU_hadal_v1, whole genome shotgun sequence genomic region, the following are encoded:
- the mgrn1b gene encoding E3 ubiquitin-protein ligase MGRN1b isoform X2, whose protein sequence is MGSILSRRIAGVEDIDIQANSAYRFPPKSGNYFASHFFMGGEKFDTPHPEGYLFGENTDLNFLGNRPVQFPYVTPAPHEPVKTLRSLVNIRKDSLRLIRYKDDSDTSGEEGDKPKVKYGVEFTFDADARVAVTLYCQAFEEFSNGMAVYSPKNPSLVSETVHYKRGVNQQFSMPSFKIDFTEWKEEDLNFDLDRGVFPIVIQAVVDEGDDCLGHAHVLLAAFERHVDGSFSIKPLKQKQIVDRVSYLLQEIYGIENKNNQETKTSDDENSDNSNECVVCLSDLRDTLILPCRHLCLCNSCADTLRYQANNCPICRLPFRALLQIRAVRKKPGALSPVSFSPVLAQTMDHDEHSSTDSVPPGFEPISLLEALNGLQSVSPATPAAPLYDDINFSGGPGGDGRHLSSPEHLSDGSLQKGKVSKSPDSTLRSPSSPIQEEDEEKMSEVSDAQPHALLSGSPAPTDATAAEDVAESPSLDDEDGMHSGGDVLQDCSSEHSSLTKTESDPPGDLSLPALGPDSCSLGMEE, encoded by the exons ATGGGCTCCATCCTGAGTCGGAGAATCGCGGGTGTTGAGGATATCGATATCCAGGCCAACTCGGCCTATCGATTTCCTCCGAAATCGG GGAATTATTTTGCGAGCCACTTCTTTATGGGAGGAGAGAAATTTGACACGCCACATCCAGAGGGATACCTTTTTGGAGAAAACACAGACCTGAACTTTCTTGGGAACAGGCCAGTGCAG TTTCCATATGTGACGCCTGCTCCCCACGAGCCTGTGAAAACCCTGAGGAGTCTGGTCAACATCAGAAAGGACTCTCTGCGTTTGATCAG GTATAAAGATGACTCTGACACCTCGGGGGAGGAGGGCGACAAACCAAAGGTGAAGTATGGCGTGGAGTTCACCTTTGACGCTGACGCTCGGGTGGCCGTCACCCTCTACTGCCAAGCGTTCGAGGAGTTCTCCAATGGGATGGCAGT ATACAGCCCAAAGAACCCATCCCTGGTCTCTGAAACTGTGCATTACAAGCGAGGGGTGAACCAACAGTTCTCCATGCCGTCTTTCAAAATAGATTTCACCGAGTGGAAGGAGGAAGAC CTGAACTTTGACCTCGACCGGGGGGTGTTCCCCATTGTGATCCAGGCTGTGGTTGATGAAGGGGACG ATTGCCTCGGACATGCTCACGTACTTCTGGCAGCCTTTGAAAGA CACGTCGATGGCAGTTTCTCCATCAAGCCTCTCAAGCAGAAGCAAATT GTGGACCGCGTGAGCTACCTCTTACAGGAGATCTACGGGATTGAGAACAAAAACAACCAAGAAACCAAG ACGTCGGATGATGAAAACAGTGACAACAGCAACGAGTGtgtggtctgtctgtctgacctgcGAGACACACTCATCCTGCCCTGCAGACATCTGTGCCTCTGCAACTCCTGCGCAGACACCCTGCGTTACCAGGCCAACAACTGTCCCATCTGCAGGCTGC CCTTCAGAGCCTTGCTGCAGATCAGAGCTGTGAGGAAAAAGCCCGGTGCTCTGTCCCCGGTGTCCTTCAGCCCCGTCCTGGCTCAGACGATGGACCATGACGAGCACTCG AGCACGGACTCGGTTCCTCCGGGCTTCGAACCCATCTCCCTGCTGGAGGCTCTGAACGGTCTGCAGTCGGTGTCTCCTGCCACCCCAGCTGCCCCCCTCTATGATGACATCAACTTCTCAGGGGGTCCGGGCGGCGACGGCAGGCACCTGAGCTCCCCGGAGCATTTAAGTGATGGGAGTTTGCAGAAAGGCAAAGTCAGCAAATCACCTGACAG CACCCTGAGATCTCCATCCTCTCCCATccaggaggaagacgaagagaaGATGTCGGAGGTGTCCGACGCTCAGCCGCACGCGCTGCTGTCCGGCAGCCCCGCCCCCACCGAC gCCACGGCCGCCGAGGATGTGGCCGAATCTCCGTCTCTCGATGACG AGGACGGGATGCATTCCGGAGGGGACGTCCTACAGGACTGCAGCAGCGAGCACAGCAGCTTGACCAAAACGGAGAGCGACCCGCCGGGCGACTTATCGCTGCCGG CTCTCGGTCCTGATTCCTGCTCTCTTGGCATGGAGGAGTAA
- the mgrn1b gene encoding E3 ubiquitin-protein ligase MGRN1b isoform X1 yields the protein MGSILSRRIAGVEDIDIQANSAYRFPPKSGNYFASHFFMGGEKFDTPHPEGYLFGENTDLNFLGNRPVQFPYVTPAPHEPVKTLRSLVNIRKDSLRLIRYKDDSDTSGEEGDKPKVKYGVEFTFDADARVAVTLYCQAFEEFSNGMAVYSPKNPSLVSETVHYKRGVNQQFSMPSFKIDFTEWKEEDLNFDLDRGVFPIVIQAVVDEGDDCLGHAHVLLAAFERHVDGSFSIKPLKQKQIVDRVSYLLQEIYGIENKNNQETKTSDDENSDNSNECVVCLSDLRDTLILPCRHLCLCNSCADTLRYQANNCPICRLPFRALLQIRAVRKKPGALSPVSFSPVLAQTMDHDEHSSTDSVPPGFEPISLLEALNGLQSVSPATPAAPLYDDINFSGGPGGDGRHLSSPEHLSDGSLQKGKVSKSPDSTLRSPSSPIQEEDEEKMSEVSDAQPHALLSGSPAPTDATAAEDVAESPSLDDEDGMHSGGDVLQDCSSEHSSLTKTESDPPGDLSLPGSSESTESLKSQSTNCSSQPLLCPTSSLHMEDEHLNP from the exons ATGGGCTCCATCCTGAGTCGGAGAATCGCGGGTGTTGAGGATATCGATATCCAGGCCAACTCGGCCTATCGATTTCCTCCGAAATCGG GGAATTATTTTGCGAGCCACTTCTTTATGGGAGGAGAGAAATTTGACACGCCACATCCAGAGGGATACCTTTTTGGAGAAAACACAGACCTGAACTTTCTTGGGAACAGGCCAGTGCAG TTTCCATATGTGACGCCTGCTCCCCACGAGCCTGTGAAAACCCTGAGGAGTCTGGTCAACATCAGAAAGGACTCTCTGCGTTTGATCAG GTATAAAGATGACTCTGACACCTCGGGGGAGGAGGGCGACAAACCAAAGGTGAAGTATGGCGTGGAGTTCACCTTTGACGCTGACGCTCGGGTGGCCGTCACCCTCTACTGCCAAGCGTTCGAGGAGTTCTCCAATGGGATGGCAGT ATACAGCCCAAAGAACCCATCCCTGGTCTCTGAAACTGTGCATTACAAGCGAGGGGTGAACCAACAGTTCTCCATGCCGTCTTTCAAAATAGATTTCACCGAGTGGAAGGAGGAAGAC CTGAACTTTGACCTCGACCGGGGGGTGTTCCCCATTGTGATCCAGGCTGTGGTTGATGAAGGGGACG ATTGCCTCGGACATGCTCACGTACTTCTGGCAGCCTTTGAAAGA CACGTCGATGGCAGTTTCTCCATCAAGCCTCTCAAGCAGAAGCAAATT GTGGACCGCGTGAGCTACCTCTTACAGGAGATCTACGGGATTGAGAACAAAAACAACCAAGAAACCAAG ACGTCGGATGATGAAAACAGTGACAACAGCAACGAGTGtgtggtctgtctgtctgacctgcGAGACACACTCATCCTGCCCTGCAGACATCTGTGCCTCTGCAACTCCTGCGCAGACACCCTGCGTTACCAGGCCAACAACTGTCCCATCTGCAGGCTGC CCTTCAGAGCCTTGCTGCAGATCAGAGCTGTGAGGAAAAAGCCCGGTGCTCTGTCCCCGGTGTCCTTCAGCCCCGTCCTGGCTCAGACGATGGACCATGACGAGCACTCG AGCACGGACTCGGTTCCTCCGGGCTTCGAACCCATCTCCCTGCTGGAGGCTCTGAACGGTCTGCAGTCGGTGTCTCCTGCCACCCCAGCTGCCCCCCTCTATGATGACATCAACTTCTCAGGGGGTCCGGGCGGCGACGGCAGGCACCTGAGCTCCCCGGAGCATTTAAGTGATGGGAGTTTGCAGAAAGGCAAAGTCAGCAAATCACCTGACAG CACCCTGAGATCTCCATCCTCTCCCATccaggaggaagacgaagagaaGATGTCGGAGGTGTCCGACGCTCAGCCGCACGCGCTGCTGTCCGGCAGCCCCGCCCCCACCGAC gCCACGGCCGCCGAGGATGTGGCCGAATCTCCGTCTCTCGATGACG AGGACGGGATGCATTCCGGAGGGGACGTCCTACAGGACTGCAGCAGCGAGCACAGCAGCTTGACCAAAACGGAGAGCGACCCGCCGGGCGACTTATCGCTGCCGG ggTCATCCGAGTCAACGGAAAGCCTGAAGAGTCAGAGCACCAACTGCTCCAGCCAGCCTCTCCTGTGTCCCACGAGCAGCCTTCATATGGAAGACGAGCACCTCAACCCCTGA
- the aanat2 gene encoding LOW QUALITY PROTEIN: arylalkylamine N-acetyltransferase 2 (The sequence of the model RefSeq protein was modified relative to this genomic sequence to represent the inferred CDS: deleted 1 base in 1 codon): protein MPVRAVISLRQRRHTLPASEFRSLTPRDAISVFEIEREAFVSVSGVCPLTLDEVLNFLGQCPELSLGWFEEGQLVAFIIGSGWDKERLSQEAMTRHVPDTPSVHMHVLSVHRHCRQKGKGSILLWRYLQYLRRRPGLRRALLICEEFLVPFYQKAGFKEKGPSAVSVSNMQFQEMEYMVGGQAYARRNSGC, encoded by the exons ATGCCCGTCAGAGCGGTCATCTCTCTGCGACAGAGACGACACACACTCCCCGCCAGCGAGTTCAGGAGCCTCACGCCCCGGGACGCCATCAGCGTGTTCGAGATTGAGAGAGAAG CGTTTGTCTCCGTGTCCGGCGTGTGTCCGCTGACCCTGGATGAAGTGCTGAACTTCCTGGGTCAGTGTCCCGAGCTGTCGCTGGGTTGGTTTGAGGAAGGGCAGCTGGTAGCTTTCATCATCGGCTCTGGCTGGGACAAGGAGAGGCTCTCGCAG GAGGCAATGACTCGGCATGTCCCGGACACCCCCAGCGTGCACATGCATGTGCTGTCAGTGCATCGTCACTGTCGCCAAAAAGGCAAGGGCTCCATCCTCTTGTGGCGCTACTTGCAGTACCTCCGCCGCAGGCCGGGCCTCCGCCGAGCGCTGCTGATATGCGAGGAATTTCTGGTGCCCTTCTACCAGAAGGCCGGCTTCAAGGAGAAAGGACCGTCGGCCGTCTCTGTGTCCAACATGCAATTCCAAGAGATG GAGTACATGGTGGGCGGGCAGGCGTACGCACGGAGGAACAGCGGCTGCTAG